The Prionailurus viverrinus isolate Anna chromosome C1, UM_Priviv_1.0, whole genome shotgun sequence DNA window catgacctgagccaaagttggacgcttaaccgactgagccacccaggcgccccgaccgaATCCCGCTTTTATCATTTCCAAGATGTACATTTTTACGTCTCTGAAATTGTTACACACCTTACAACGGATGACGGTTTTTTGTTTCTCAGTGGTACGTAAAATAACCTTCCTCCTAGTGTCGCCGGCACCTTTGGTTTCATGAATTACCAGGGATCTCTGAGTGACGTTTCCGGGGGGggtctctctcttctgttccacagACTCCTCTCTGCTTCAACTGCTCCATCCTCCCTGGAGACATGTCCCCGACGGAGGCAGGGAGCCCGGTGCCCTGCAATGGCAGTAGGGCCTGGGGGGTCTTTGGCCCTGAGGACTTGAACCTGACCGATGAGGAACTGAGACTCAAGTACCGGGGGCCCCGGCAGACGGAGCTGTTCATGCCCATCtgcgccacgtacctgctgaTCTTCGTGGTGGGCGCCGTGGGCAACGGGCTGACCTGCACCGTCATCCTGCGCCACAAGGCCATGCGCACGCCCACCAACTATTACCTCCTCAGCCTCGCTGTGTCGGACCTGCTGGTGCTGCTCGTGGGCCTGCCCCTGGAGCTCTATGAGATGTGGCACAACTACCCCTTCCTGCTGGGCGCTGGTGGCTGCTACTTCCGCACGCTGCTCTTCGAGACGGTCTGCCTGGCCTCGGTGCTCAATGTCACCGCCCTGAGTGTGGAGCGCTACGTGGCCGTGGTGCACCCGCTGCAGGCCAGATCCACGATGACTCGGGTCCACGTGCGCCGCGTACTCGGAGCCATCTGGGGCCTCGCCGTGCTGTGCTCTCTGCCTAACGCCAGCCTGCACGGCATCCAGCATCTGGAGGTGCCCTGCCGGGGCACGGTGCCCCACTCAGCTGTGTGCACCTTGGTCCGCTCGCGGGCCCTCTACAACCTGGTGGTGCAAATCACCACTCTGTTCTTCTTCTGTTTGCCTATGGCCACCATCAGCGTGCTCTATCTGCTCATCGGGCTTCGGCTGCAGCGGGAGAGACTGCTGCTGCTCAGGCAGGAGGCCAGGGGCAGGGCCAAGTCCAGCGAGAGCCGCAGGTTTCAGCGGCCACAGGATCAGGGTCGGACACAGGTGACCAAGATGCTGTGTAAGTGTTGCGGTGGGGAAGAGGGACTGAGCCAGGCCCTGGGTAAGGGGCTAGAGCTTCCAGGACCTGGGGGCTGAGTGTCTGGGTTTGAGATGGGGGCTGAGTGTGAAGTTTGAAGTCGTCACCGCTGCCGCCCACGCcgccctgtgtgtgtgcacgcacctGTGCGATTACTCTGTAAGAAACTCAAAGATAAACGGCAGGATGGGCCACATAATTTGTGGGGTCCAGTGTGAAATGAAAATTTGGGGTCCCTTGTTCAAAAATCATTAAGACCGTCCAGGCAAgcggggcacctcggtggctcagtcggttaagcgtctgactcttggttttggctcaggtcatgatctcacggttcgtgggttcgagccccgtgttgggctctgtgctgaaggtgtggagcctgcttgggattctctctctcctctctccttccctcactgcccaccccccacttgtgttctaaatctctctctctcaaaataaataaataaacattaaaagaaaaaaagactgtccAGACAGCAATAATCGAGCATAAACTAAGCCACGAAGCCTAGGGTCCTTCTAAGCTTGGAGGCCTGTGCAGAAGCTGGTGCTGGTTCGTGGAATCAAACCACAGACAGGGCCGGGGCATGTGGCTGGGTTCCAGGATGGCAGAGCTGTTTGTGGGAGCTGGATCTCCAGGTCTCTCATCTTTGCTCCTAAACACGTCTTGGCTTTGTCCTTCCCCATAGCAGCCTGGGAGGCATGGCCATGGGCACAGAATTCCCCTTTCTTGAGGAACTGCCCTCTTCCCTTAATGGCTGTTGAAAAATCCCAGGGAAGGATTCCAATTGGTGGGTTTAGGTCATAGCCCGCCCCTGGCCCAGAGTGCAGGATGCTGAGGTTTGCAGTCCCCATGGATTCACGTGGTGGGATCTGGGGGGAGCAAAATTCCTCAAAGTAGGGGAGCAAGGTGTTGGAGAGGCAAGATGATAAATTCCCTCCATGCTATATCTCTGGTTCCTAGGGGACCACAGGAATGGCCACTGCTGTCTAAGAGAGTCTCATCAGGGGGCATATTTGTGAAGGTCAGGGCAGAAGTGTGGATTGGGGCAGGCCATGGCAAGCCCAGCTGGGTTGAGGCTCTGGGTGTGACTGTCATCTAGATCTGGCTCTTTTTCAACAACAGTGGCCCTGGGGAAGCCAGACAAAATGACACCAAGCCAATCACTGATTTCGTCCCCATCCTGCCCTACCCTAGCAGGGTCTGAATCAGGTAGGTGGGGTGAGCCAGGGCAAGACAGAGCTAGTGAGACCCTGGTCAAAGCCGTGGGATTATATAGGGGACTGCCCCATTCCCAGGGAGAGACCCACTCATCGTGCCCTCCAGAAAGTGTCCCAGAGCCCAAGGCCACTCGTGCTGCTCCCTAAAATGAGGCTGACCCCAGAGTTCCAAGCTTGCCCCTCAGCTCTGTGAAGCCTGCATTGCAGACCACCTGCTCCCTGCCCGTTCTGCCTCTGCTTTCTACTTCCTTCCTTGTCCCGTGGGGGTCAAGTCTGCTCAGCTGGGATGGCTCTCCCCCTGGGAAGTTGGGGTGCTTCCTTAAGCCTGCCTTGCTTGCTGGCCTGGGGCTCTGGctttctcctttccccacctccccgGCTCCTTCCCCCACCTTTACTTTCTGAGGGCCTGGTGGGGATATTGTAAGCAGCATCCTGATTGAAATCCTGGATTAGGAGGGAAAACCGTGCTGGGGTGTGGTGGGGAAGGCACTGCAGGGGAAAGATAGACAGTCACAGAagcaaacacaagaaataaacagaaatcgAGGCAAGCCCATGAAAGAGACCCCAGGAAGGGCGTGGCTGGTCAACACCACAGCTGGAGGGAAGCTCTGGGAAGCTGGGTGAACTCTTAGAGTCACCTAGTTCCAAACTCTGTGGGGAGAGAGCCAGACTGGGCCAGTTTGGCTCAGATGTCCACACCTGGTCCAGTTGACtgtggctggggggcggggggcaggggggtagAGCACACGCCCGCTGCCCTGTCAGTGACAGCGGTGGGACCAACCTCTCTGAAAGGGGTGATGAGGCCAGGGCAGGCAAACTTCTAGAAACTTCCATATGGACGACGGGCGGAGGTGGGAAGGTGAAAGCGGGCAGTCTACACTGAAGCCCAGGGAAGGCGGTTAGTTGAGAGGACTCTGGCAGGCACCAAAGTCTCCCCTCTGTGTCCCTGCAGTCGTGCTGGTCGTGGTGTTTGGAGTCTGCTGGGCCCCTTTCCACGTCGATCGCCTCATGTGGAGCTTTGTGTCCAGCTGGACCGAGGGCGTGTACCTGGCCTTCCAGTACGTGCATATTATCTCCGGCGTCTTCTTCTACCTCAGCTCCGCCATTAACCCTGTGCTTTACAACCTCATGTCGAGCCGTTTCAGGGAGACTTTCCAGGAAGCCCTGTGCTTGGGGGCCCGGCGCCGCTACCACAGGCCCTGCCACAACTCCCACAGCCTCAGCAGGGTGACCATGGGCAGCACCCTGTGTGACCTGGGCTCCCCGGGCACCAGGGCCCACCCTCTGACTGAGAATGGTGGCcgagaggggcagcaagagacTGACCCCTTCTGAGCGGAGCCTCGAAGCAGCTACACCCAGAGAGACCAGAGTGCCACATGCAGTTTTGGGAGCCACACTCGCCTTCCTCTGCTGGGGTGTCTTCGTGGCCTGTCCCCCTTTGTGCCCGCCCCCACTTCAGCCTCTAAACTCTGAACTGGCACCTCAGTGATTCCTACCCCCACCCAAGTTTTGGAAGGAATATAACGTTGCTATCTGCCCTCCAGAGCCCCAGGCCCACAGGCAAAGTCCTTCTACAGAAACCTGGCAGCTGGTTAACTGGAGGAGCCAGCCTCCATCTGggctctcccccaccctcatccccattttctgaaatgttttcattggGTCCCACCTTTCCTTCCCACTTCTTGTTGAGATTCTGCAGGTTCCGGCCCGTTCCGGCCCTCTCAGCTCTTGGCCTGTACCCGGGGCCCCCTCCAGCCTGGCCCTCCGTGGCCCCCGGTCAGCTCGTGCTGCTCTGGACCTCCACCTGGTGGAGTCGCTGGGTGGCAGGGGTGCCGGGGATCCGGGGGACCTGGTTCTGGTCTCAGCCCTGCTGCCACCACCTTGCAGCGTGACATCACCTTTCCAAGCCTTGGTCCCTTGTTTGCAAAATAAGAGGGGCCCTGACATTGTACAGTGTCACACGTTGGCACTTCAGCCGCGGTTTTTCGGTGCGTGTGCTTAAGTCACTGCTTGTAACAAAACTGATGGAAAACCCAGGATCGACAAGGCAGAAATTACTCTGTATTTCCTCACCGCCCTCCAGCTCCTACTCCCTCCCTGACCTCCATGTCtgcgccgccccccaccccccgcccctgccactgCACTGAGAGCCACTCTTGGCGTGTTCTTTGCTTGACAGCAACTGAGGGCCAGCGTGTGAGCGAGGCCCCTGACTGCCTCAGTCCTCGCCTCCACGTGGGCTGGTTGGGGGGCCTGAGGTGGGCAGAACCCGGGCCTGGCTGACCAGAGGATTCCAGAGGTAAGAGACATGGGCCAACCAAGGGCAAGGAGTGACCGTGAGGACAGTTTTGCCTGGGGCTCAGTGAGGGAAGAGCGACCAGGGGTAAGTATGTAAGTCCTGAAACGGAGCCCCATCCCAAATGCTTGGGGGCTGGCGCCGTGCTCAGTCAGGACCCACTCAGTTTCTGGAACTTGACCTGTTACAAGTCTGTGGACCCCATCCCCTTCCTGAGACAGGACTGCTGTGGGAGGACTCCCAGCCTCCCTGGCGGGTGCTGCAGGTGCCCAGAGTGAAGAAGGCGGCGTGACGCAGGTCTGTTGCCCAGGTTCTCCCCGTGACGTGGAGAGATTGTACAGGTTGTGCACAATGTTCTGGAGATTTTGAAATTCAATTATAAAAATTTCGAATGCTCTTGgtagaaaaattggaaagtacaaataagcaaaaatgaatgaattttaataaagACCATCTTTGCTGGGGCCGGCAGGAGGGGGAAACGGGGAGTTGTTTAATGGATACAGGGTTTCGGTTTTGCAAAATGAGAACGTTCTGGAGATTGGCTGCCCAACAGTGTGACTGTACTTAATACTGAACTGCACCcttaaatggttaagatggtaaattttatgttatgtgtattttgccacgttttttttttttttaaagaaaggattaaggctaggggtgcctgggtggctcagtcagttaatcatccgagtcttgattttgggtcaagtcatgagatggagccctgcgtcgggctcgacactgggtgtagagcctgcttgggattctctctgtccctctccctctccctctgcccctcctctgctcacattctctctcagcacaggaaggaagggaggaagggagaagggagggagggaggaaggattaagtctaaaggaaaagaggaaagttaGGGACCACCCATAGCTTTACTCTCCCGAGGTGACCACTGTGTGGAAGACAGACGGGGGCCGCCTTCAGAGAGAGGGGCTTGTGAAAAGAAGCAGCACAGAAGGTCGCCTCTGAAGTGAGCTCCCGGGGCTCCGGGCTGGCCAGGGGGAGCAGCCAGGCCCCGGACTCCAGGCTGGAGCCTGCGGTTCCCAAAGACTAACCGTGGGCTCCCAGGGGCCTCTCTCAAGCGACTGTCAGAGATGACCTATGGTCCCGAGGAGCTTGGGCCAGTGTGCGGTTATGGGAGGTCTGCTGCAGAGCAGTGCTGGGCTGACTGGGGAAGGTGGAGACGTGGCTTATCAGAAGGCATGGCTCCCCTTAGTGTAAACTCGATGCCTGTCTCTCAAGTGTCTCCCCAGCGTGTCAGTGGCTGGGTCCCATTTGTCACAGGTCGCCAGTTACCATGGAAAGTGGAAAAAAACCactctgggctctgccctggagCAAAAGGGATGGATGGAGGTGGAAAGGCCAGCCAGCAGGATCCCACTCCCCGGCAGTGAGTCCCCTGCGGCAGGCCCTTCTGCACCGGTCAGGGTGGGGCAGTGTTCCCCGGAGCGCCTGGGGCTACTCCCAGGCCAGGGGTCCCCAACTCTTAAGTGTCTGGGGTTTCTGGGGCTCAAGCCACCTCCCCTCCTGGCTATGGTCACCCACATCCCTCCTCCTCTGTGTTCAAGAGCTGGGGCTCTCTCCCCTTCCTATCTACttcactccttttttaaaaaagagagagtgcacatgcgtgagggggaaggccagagaaagagggggacaggggatctgaagtggctgtgtgctgacagcagagagcccgatgcggggctcaaactcacaaaccttcagatcatgacgcgagccgaagtcggacgcttaaccgaccgagccacccaggcacccctccatctATCCCACTCTTGCCATTATCCTGGGAGGCATCGAAGTCCACATGGATGTCCCACTGCTGCCCTGTTTCAGTTCCTGATCTTTCCTTCAGCTCTGGAGACCTCTCCTCCACCCCGCCTCTTGGTTCCTTGGTGACCTCCTcactcccaggacctccaggagtttttccatttctggaagGGGGAACTCTTGACCATGACAGCCTCCTTCCTGCTCTTCCCCCATGATAGATTTATTCTTCTACCTCAGCCAGCCTTGCTCGTTCTCAACGGCTCTGCTTTCCTCCACTTCATCAGCTCCCTCCCATCTTCACCTCCCTTCGGATGTGTCCTACATCCCATGGTCCTTCTCTGCCAGGTCACACACAACCTTCTATGCCAGAATCTCTAAGCGCCAAGGTGAACATGCTGGAATCATCCTTCTCAGAAGGTTTATTTTCTCTGGGAATTCACAGTCCCAAGACTAGTCTCAACAAACAAAGCTGCATTTTCCCACTCTTCCTTCTTTTAAGTATCTATTCAGAAAACGTAAAGGACAGGGgccgcctggtggctcagtcagttaagtgttcaactctggattttggttcaggccatgatctcatggttggtgagtttgagccccgcatcaggctccacagtgcttgggactctctctttctctctgcccctcctgcatacgctctcaaaataaataaataaactaaaaaaaaaaaaataaataaataaaagaaagaaagaaaatgtgaaggaCACGGCACTTCACATCTATTGCTACATAGTCAGATGGTGTTTCCAAATCAGTCCTGACATGTGGGAGCCCACCTCATGTTGGATACTTCTCAGACTCTTCCTTCCCCATATTCCCCTCTAATGGATCCACCAAGTTTTCTCTGTCCCAGGACTTCCTTGTAGAGAGGAGCTGCCTTTTGGGAGCTTCCTGGCATATTTACCGcattcctggtgtgtgtgtgggccAGGAGTCCCTCAGTGTATGACTCTCGTCAAGAGACCAAACCCAGGCTCCCACTACAGACACTGGAAGGGTTCCGGACACTCTACCGCTGACATCACCAAGTGGCCCATGACTCGCCCTCAGGCAGCTTGGCTGATCTGACATGGGACTCCTATCTGGAGCAAGTGATCCTAAGACCCGTGACGACAGGGGCAGATGTGTCCAGGCCCACAGTGCCAACAGCAGCATCCCGTCTGGGCTGGTTCCTGGGGCTCCCGCTACCCAGGCTCCTTGGtttctgcccttttttctctGCCAGCTGTTCTGGCCTTCCTGTTGCTGTTGCGAGCTACTGGGAGCTtttcaataaattccttttcttcttgagtcGGCCAGAGTCGTTGGCTGTTTTTTGCAACGAAGAACCTTAACACATGCATCCGTTCACTGGCTTGAAGATGACGCATTCTGTTTGTTCTACTAGTGGTTATCTTTATACGTTTCAAAGATGAGCAGATATTATCACTGTTTGTTAAAAGCCCAAACTACAGTAATACTTCTTAATCATCATTCTCTCTCACTGTTTTTAAAACTAGCTTGTTTTTTTCAAGGCAAGAAAAGACGAGGACAGATTTAAGGCATTTGATCCTAGAAacatatgtacatttttctaaCAGCCTAAACCTCTTCAGCACAAGAAAAGAACCTGAGTGCGACAAAGCAGTAGGGTACAGAGGTGGGGAGCAAGGCCTCTGGAGTCAGGCcccctgggtttgaatctcggCTTAGCAGCTAATTAGCCTTAAAAGTCAGAATGGCCTTAGGCCAAAGTCAGCCTGGACTGAAAGGTATTGATATTTCTAAACAAAGAATGTGCAACCTGCCTGTGCACAAATAAGAGAACTCACAGGCTAAGAAGACAGCATCCTTCCAAACAGTGTTCAGGTTCCTAAATCTACAAGGTTTAGTGTGAGGATGGTAGTTACCCTCTCAGGTAAATGTCCCTTTGTGTGACCTCCTTTAACGCAGTCCCCTAACCCTCACCCTCTttcaagcttctgcacagggcaGGGAAGGACAACTAGGGGGCTGTTTAGGAACAGAGGCCCAAGGCCCAGGTGAGGGATTCataccaattcttttttttttttaatgtttatttttgaaagagagagagagagagagagcgcgctagCGTGAGGaaaacaagctggggaggggcgggggggggggggggaaccgaggatccaaagcaggctctgtgctgacagtagataGCCCCCAGGTGAGGGATTCATGGAAGG harbors:
- the NMUR1 gene encoding neuromedin-U receptor 1 isoform X2; the encoded protein is MYIFTSLKLLHTLQRMTVFCFSVTPLCFNCSILPGDMSPTEAGSPVPCNGSRAWGVFGPEDLNLTDEELRLKYRGPRQTELFMPICATYLLIFVVGAVGNGLTCTVILRHKAMRTPTNYYLLSLAVSDLLVLLVGLPLELYEMWHNYPFLLGAGGCYFRTLLFETVCLASVLNVTALSVERYVAVVHPLQARSTMTRVHVRRVLGAIWGLAVLCSLPNASLHGIQHLEVPCRGTVPHSAVCTLVRSRALYNLVVQITTLFFFCLPMATISVLYLLIGLRLQRERLLLLRQEARGRAKSSESRRFQRPQDQGRTQVTKMLFVLVVVFGVCWAPFHVDRLMWSFVSSWTEGVYLAFQYVHIISGVFFYLSSAINPVLYNLMSSRFRETFQEALCLGARRRYHRPCHNSHSLSRVTMGSTLCDLGSPGTRAHPLTENGGREGQQETDPF
- the NMUR1 gene encoding neuromedin-U receptor 1 isoform X1; amino-acid sequence: MRVSGSSDAGGAPPPGGGPFRVTQTTGGATGRATWGPVAVQPPVGWFLAPRLGVGLRRPPRASMSPAAYGRTPLCFNCSILPGDMSPTEAGSPVPCNGSRAWGVFGPEDLNLTDEELRLKYRGPRQTELFMPICATYLLIFVVGAVGNGLTCTVILRHKAMRTPTNYYLLSLAVSDLLVLLVGLPLELYEMWHNYPFLLGAGGCYFRTLLFETVCLASVLNVTALSVERYVAVVHPLQARSTMTRVHVRRVLGAIWGLAVLCSLPNASLHGIQHLEVPCRGTVPHSAVCTLVRSRALYNLVVQITTLFFFCLPMATISVLYLLIGLRLQRERLLLLRQEARGRAKSSESRRFQRPQDQGRTQVTKMLFVLVVVFGVCWAPFHVDRLMWSFVSSWTEGVYLAFQYVHIISGVFFYLSSAINPVLYNLMSSRFRETFQEALCLGARRRYHRPCHNSHSLSRVTMGSTLCDLGSPGTRAHPLTENGGREGQQETDPF
- the NMUR1 gene encoding neuromedin-U receptor 1 isoform X3 is translated as MSPTEAGSPVPCNGSRAWGVFGPEDLNLTDEELRLKYRGPRQTELFMPICATYLLIFVVGAVGNGLTCTVILRHKAMRTPTNYYLLSLAVSDLLVLLVGLPLELYEMWHNYPFLLGAGGCYFRTLLFETVCLASVLNVTALSVERYVAVVHPLQARSTMTRVHVRRVLGAIWGLAVLCSLPNASLHGIQHLEVPCRGTVPHSAVCTLVRSRALYNLVVQITTLFFFCLPMATISVLYLLIGLRLQRERLLLLRQEARGRAKSSESRRFQRPQDQGRTQVTKMLFVLVVVFGVCWAPFHVDRLMWSFVSSWTEGVYLAFQYVHIISGVFFYLSSAINPVLYNLMSSRFRETFQEALCLGARRRYHRPCHNSHSLSRVTMGSTLCDLGSPGTRAHPLTENGGREGQQETDPF